The Synergistaceae bacterium nucleotide sequence AGAAAGAATGGGGACGCTGCACCATCTGCTTTTTGTGCATGACCATGTTATCGCGCAGATAGTCGAAGCCGAACTCGCTGTTCGTGCCGTAAGTGATATCGGCCCGGTAGGCCTGGTAACGATCTTCTGGCGGCATGTAAGGGTAGATCACCCCCACCGACAATCCTAAAAAGCTGTAGATCGGTCCCATCCACGCCGCGTCCCGTTTGGCCAGGTAGTCGTTGACCGTAATCAGGTGCACCCCCTCTCCTTTGAGGGCGTTCAACACTACGGCCAGAGTCGCCGCCAGGGTCTTACCCTCACCAGTGCGCATCTCCGCGATTCGCCCCTCGTGGAGGGTCATACCGCCGATCAGCTGCACGTCGTAGTGTCGCAGGCCGATGGTCCGCCAAGAGGCCTCCCGCACCAAGGCAAAAGTCTCCGGCAGCAGGTCGTCGAATTCCTCTCCCTCCAAGGCTCTTGTTTTCAGTTGAGTTCCTCGCTGGCGTAACTCTTCGTCTTTCAGGGATTCCATCTCGGAGGCGAAGACGTTCACTTGCTCGACGACACCCCAATATTTTTTCAAAGCCCTCTCGTTAGGGTCAAGGCCAAGCATTCTTTTGACACTCTTCCACATTATTCTTCACCTCAAAAACTTGTGCTCAAATACAACGTTTCGTTATAACGTTCATTATAACGCACAACACAGCGCGCCATAAAAAAGCCCTCATTAAGGGACGTCGAATATTACGCTGTTATAGAGTAATGGCGAATCTGTTAAACGGAGTCTACAAAGAGCGATTCCTGGACTGCTCATATGCTGACTTTCAGCTAACAGTTCCTGCAGGCGCCTAAAACAGGCGCCTAAAACAGGCGCCTAAAAAAGAAAAAACCACCGCCGCAGCAGAGGTTTTAGATCGATCTGGATATCTGTGGATTTAGATTTTAGTGGGCCTACCTGGGCTCGAACCAGGAACCTTCCGGTTATGAGCCGGTGGCTCTAACCACTTGAGCTATAGGCCCATCAATTGTAATTGACTTCAATTATAGTATAGCTAAAACACAAATTATAACTATAACACAATCAGACCACTACAAAATCATTATACCTTTGATTCAACGCGAATGCAACTAACAGGACAACTTGCTTCCGCCTCTTTCGCGCAAGGCTCGTTCGTCTCCGAACGCAGGATTTTTGCGACTCCCAGCGCCTCATTCAGGGCGAAAACATCTGGACACACTTGGCAACATACACTGCACCCTATACATTTGTCTCGATTTAAAGAAACTTTCATGCTCGCCCTTCTACCTTCCTCCTATTGAAGTAGCGTCTTATTCTATCCCGTTCATTTACAACTGTCAAATTCACAGATTCTTCACAATAATAGTGTCGCTGTTACTACTGAAGTTCATCTATCCGTTCATCTATCCGTAATTTATGTTAATATTATCACACTAGCGAAATTTCTCGATAACTTCCCCTTTGCGAAAAACAATAGGAGAAAGTTTGTTCATGAAGTTTGTTCATGAAGGAGGAAATCCTATATGGAACGACGTGAATTTTTAAAAAAATCTTTGACCCTCGGACTTGGGGCTGGAGTGCTATTTCTGCCTAGAGGACTCCGAGGTGGCGTATCACGAGCCCTGGCCGATCAGAGTTGGCCCGATCTGGTGGCGCTGAGGGGGGCGTCGCCCGAGGTGATGTTCGAGCGAGGCGTCGCGGCGCTTGGAGGCATGGGACGGTTCGTGAAGTCCGGGCAGACCGTTGTGGTCAAACCCAACATCTCCTGGGATGTGGCGGAAAACGCCGCGGCCAACACCTCCCCCGCCTTGGTGGCCAGAGTAATAAAGCACTGTCTGGATGCGGGAGCCAAGCGGGTCCTGGTGGTGGACCACTCGATAGAGTACTGGGAAAGTTCTTGGAACACCAGCGGCATCGCCGCGGCCGTCAAGTCTTCCGGCGGAACTCATGCCCCAGCGGAAAGCGCGGGGTATTATCAGAAGATCGGTTTGGCGGGTTCTGTGTTGAAGGAGACTCGAATCCACGAAGCGCTTCTGGAGTGCGACACGTTGATCAGCGTCCCCGTGTTGAAACACCACGGCGGCGCGGGGGTCAGCATTGCCATGAAAAACCTGATGGGCTGCGTTTGGAACCGAGGAGAGTACCACTCCAAGGGCCTTCAAGCCTGTATCGCGGATTTTCTCCATGCCCGCAAACCTGACCTAAGCATAGTGGACGCTTACCGGGTCATCACGCGCCACGGACCTAGAGGCGGCTCCCTGGAGGATGTGGCCGAGATGAACGCCCAGATCCTCTCTCCCGACGTCGTGGCCGCGGATGCCGCGTCGGCAAGACTGTTAGGACGCGAACCATCAGAAATCGGACACATTCGCTTGGCCGCCGAGGCTGGATTTGGACAGATCGATCTAACAAAATTGAAAATCGAGCGACTGGTCCTATAGCATGACGACAACAGCAAAACGGAAGCGCCTGGGTTACAGACTTTTATCCTGGGTACGTTTGTGTTTTGCCCTAGGCGTTTTGATCCTGTTCCTCCGAGTTTTCACATCCTCTCTTTTACAGTGGCGAGACCCGCGCGTCGTCCTGATGAACGCGCAGCTTTCTGGTGCACTGGCGCGCGGCGCGTTCGGACTCACGGTTGTGGTCGGCCTTGGAGTGGCCACCTTGTTCGGGCGCTGGTATTGTGGTGTTCTCTGTCCTTTGGGGACGCTTCAAGAGGTGGTCCGAAGAGCGGCCAGACCGGGACGTTTGGGAAAAATGAACAGGTATATCACCCCTTTGCGGGTTCGGTATGTGTTGCCTTTCTTGGTGGGCGTGGGATTCTTTTTGGATATTACCGCTTTCTTCACCCTTATGGACCCGATCACGAACTTCGGGCATGGGGTACGAGGAGTTTTTATCCTTATTACGGAAGGATTAGCGGCCGTGAGCCCTTTAGTTTGGGGCGATCTGGCCGTTTTCGCCGTTATTTTGGCTTTTGCCGCTTTAAGGGGACGCCGCTTCTGCGACTGGTGCCCTGTGGGAACGCTTCTCGGCCTATGCGCCCGCGTAGCGCCTTTCGGCATGAAACTCCACCGAGAAACCTGCGTTTCCTGTGGCAGTTGTGAGCGGGCTTGCCCCATGAACTGCATCGAATCCAAGAGCAAAACACTGGACCAGGGTCGATGCGTGTTGTGTCTTAGCTGCGTGGGCTCTTGTTCTTTCGGTGCGCTGGACTATGGCTTCATCCCTTTGGCGGAAAGATCACTGGTATCCCAAAAGAACATGGAGCGCCGAGCGTTTCTTCTGCGGATGAGAAGCGCTTTCATTCATATAGGAGGCATTGTCTACCTAGCCGGGCCGATTCTACGCAACGTGAGAAACCGAGCGCCCGACCATTTCTCCGGCTCCGACGCCGCCGGTTTTATCGACAGGATTCTACCCCCTGGGGCGGTGAGCCTCTCCCATTGTTCCTCTCGCTGTATCGGTTGCCTGGCCTGCGTTTCGGCTTGTCCCGTGGGGATCATACGGACCGACCAAGACACCCGACCTCAACTGGATTACACTTACGGTTATTGCCAGTATAACTGTACGGAGTGCGGGCGCGTCTGCCCCACAGGAGCTCTACTCTCGCTGTCCCGCGACGGCAAGCGGCAGACACGCGTCGCTTTGTCGAACCTCACGCTCCCCAACTGCGTGGTCGTCACTCGACGTCAGTCCTGCGGCGCCTGCGCGGAAGTGTGCCCGACCCATGCCCTGCGGATGGTTCCTCTAGGCGACGGTTCTTCTTTGACCATTCCCCATTTCGACTTCGACTACTGCATCGGGTGTGGAGGTTGCTTGAACGTCTGCCCGGCGGAACCCAAGGTCTTTACGGTAACGGGAGTTTCACCACAAACCCTGACGCCGGGAATACGTCCCCCGGAACCGCCGGACAAACCATCACTGCCGGCAGTCGTGGGGAACGATTTCCCGTTTTAGAATTAAGGCTCAAGGACAATTTTGAGAATTAAGGCTCAAGGACAATATCAAGGACAATATCAAAGACAATATCAAAAGGACAATATCAAAAGGAGGTTGGTGCTTTGAATCTTGGAATGGGCGAAATAGCCCTGTTGATCGTTTTGCTGCTGGCGCTTTTCGGCGCGAAACGCTTGCCGGAGGTAGGTCGCGCCGCTGGAACCGCTATTCGGGAGTTCAAATCGGCTCTTAACGCCAATGCTCCTGACAGCCCGAAGGGGTCCGACAGCCAGAAGGCCGAATCCCATAAAGCGGAGGGCGGCGGTGACGGAAACGCCTGAGTGGACATCCCATCTGGAGGAGCTGAGGAAGCGGATCATCGCTGTTTTTGCGTTGTTTTTCGTGACGACTCTCGTGTCGTTTGTTTTTTCCTCGCGCCTCGTCACGCTTTTGACTGCTCCACTGGCAGCCTTTGATGTGGAACTTTACACCTTCGCTCCGGCGGAAAAGTTCATGGCTTATCTCCATCTTTCGGCGTGGATGGGCGCTGTTTGCACCGCGCCATTTTTCTGTCTTCAAGCAGCGCTTTTTCTGTGGCCGGGGTTGAGAGGCCGAGAATATCGTTACGCGGGTGGAGTGCTTTTCGTGGTTCCTGCTCTTTTTGTGTTGGGGGCCTTTCTGTGCTACCGCTTCATGGCTCCGCTGGTGTTTGGGTTTTTTTTGTCCTTCGGCGCGGGGGATGGGGTAGTGGGGCTATGGAGCCTCAAAGAATACCTGGCGCTTTTGTTTGATTTGATGCTGGCGGCAGGATTCCTGCTTCAGATGCCCTTGGTGCTTTTACTGCTTCTGACGATGGGTGTAATTTCGCCCGAAACGGTGGCATGCTACCGACCTCACGCTATTTTTCTGATTTTTTTGCTGGCCGGTATCCTCACCCCACCAGACGTGGTCTCCCAGGTCATGATGGGAATTCCCCTTTACCTTTTATTCGAGGGCGCTCTTGGGCTGGGACGGATATTGAGAAGAAACGGACATTAACGGACATTGAGGAATAGCGCGAGGAATAGCGCCATGAACATAGAGACGCATGACCATGCGTCTCTTTTTCCTATCTCTGCTTTTCTCTACTTTTTCCCATCCCTACTTTTCTTCGGAGACTGAAGGAGCGTGGAACCACTGGAGCCGCCGGGGATAGTTCTGTAGCGTTGGTCCGAGTGTCCTATCCGTTCTGAGAGTTCTGCTTCGAGCAGCCCCTCTCGGATCATCACCGTAATGTAGTGCCGCCGCAAAGATCCCTCCGAACGCCCTAAGGCCAAGGCCAAATCTGAAAGACTTCGGTACTCGCTGCACAGCTCCAGAATAGCGTTACGCACCAAAACCGGCGACAAGCGAGGTGTATTCCGCACCATTTGCGCCAGGGCAGAGCTGGGAAGGTTCACCCTTTCGTCAGCGTTCTCAGCAGACGTTTCCGCGTACTCATCTTCATCTTCGTACTCATCTTCTTCCAAGTCCTCGTCTTCTAAGCTAAGCTCTTCATTCAAAGGAGGTAGGCTTGTGGCGTCGACTTCTTCCAAAAGAAAGGCTTCTGAAGAAATTTTGGGTTCCTCTGTCAAGTTCTCGGTACCTGAATCGATATCTGAAGAGGAATCCGACCGCAGCACGTCGATGAAAGACGCAGGCAACTCTGGAACTTTTCTCATCAGTTTGAACAAAAGCGGAGGAATTTCGGCCGGTAAATATCGCTCTGGCCTTTGGTTTCCTTTTTCTTTCTTATCTTCCCTCTTATCTTCCTTATCTTCTTTTTTTCCGTACCCTTCCCGGACCACAGGCAAGCCCAAAGGCTGCAAAGCGGCGGTGATTTTCAGCGGCAATGCCGCCACGGCGGATAGTTCGAGAGTATCCCAGAGGAGTTCAAATTTTTCATCGAAAGCGCGAATGACATCGAGCCCCTTTCCCTCTCCTCGGGCGAAGCCGGCCAACTTAAGAATTCGCAAAAGCCGCCCATTCCGCGCTTCGCTTTCTCCTGGCGTTTGCGCGCGCGGTAAGCCAGGATTGGAAAAGAAAGCGGTTTCCTCACCCAGCACGATCTCTACGTGGCCAAAATCGTAATCGGCGTGAAGGAGCGTGTTCACGAAGCACTCACGTAACGCGTCTTCGCAAGGTTTGGTTATGGGAACAGCTTCCAGGAAACGGGGCAAAAGGTCCACACACGCCGTCCAAATATTTCGAGCCTCCCATATTTTCGTATCCGCCATTGTAACTGTATTCGCTTTCCAGGTAATTCGCGCTAAAACGTCCTTTTTCCCCAAAAGAAGTTGGCCGGCACGCGTTACCCTGCTGAATTTTTTTTCAAAACCCGCTTCATAATCCACCTCTTGTGAAAGGACCAGGGAGCGTTTCAAAAAATCCTCCAAGGAAAGCGCTTGCCACTGAGGAAAACGCTTGAGCAACGCGGTCCGGAAAGAAGCGACACTTGTGGCGTCCAGTTCCTCGATGGAGAGCCCGGAGACGGGAAAATCATCGCGTAAGGGTTCCAGAGCATCCAGGGCCATACGCAAACGGGCTTTAGAGCTAGAAGCCACGTCCACCCCGTCAACACGGCGATACGTGTCTCGCGAGAAGTCCGTTCCCGCGCAGAGAGGACGCAGAAACCACTTTGCCGACTCGACTCGGACGGCCAACAACTCCTTCCCTCCGCTTGAAAGCGAACGAAAAGACACCGCAGGGCGCATACCAGACCGGTAAAAAATCCGAAGGGAATCGCTTAACTCTCTTTCGAGGAAAGCGACATCAGGAATTCCCTCGACCACAGGAACGAGCTTTTCTTGAGTTGAGTTCTTTTTAGAGGCTTCCAAGCTCGCGCCCAACACGATCCACCCTCCGGGGCCATTGGCCATCCCACAGTAAGTGAGAATAAAACGAGATCGCTCTCTCATCGAGAGAAAAGCCCGGTCGGAAGTCTTCGTCAAGGACAAAAAACTATCTAGCGTCAAAGTTTCCCGCCAATCTAAATCTGGCGCGACGACGGCAAAAAGCCCACTGAGGTCTTGGTTGACATTATCTTCTTCTACTATCATGCTAGGGCGCCCCTCCTGGGTCCTTTCAAATAGATGCGCGCTCATTATATCTCAATTAAGAATCAAGGTGACAGATGCGGAGATATGGAGATATCCAGTGGTAGACGGTCACTCAGGCAAGAACCAACCTCGTTTCCTCAAAAGAGTGGCCATATCACCCGGAACGGGCGCTCGGAAGACTTTGCCCGCTAAGTCCACGAGAGTCCCCGACAACTTTTTCGGGAAGCCCAGCTCATAAGAGTGGAGTAGCGGGCGTTTGGCCTCGGAACCGCAGCGACGGTTAATTTCGATATTGCCGTACTTCCTATCCCCAAGAATCGGGTATCCCGCGTAGGTCATATGAACCCGGGCCTGGTGAGTGCGTCCCGTCAAAAGTTTGATAGATGCCAGAGATAACCCTCCTCCTGCGGCCAGGCGTTCGTAGCATGTTGTGGCATTTTTGCCTGCGCCCGTCCGTACGATATTATTGGCCTCGTCTTTGAGAAGAGGAACGTCGATCATTCCTTTTTCCGGTAGCGTTCCGACCACCACAGCCAAGTAACGTTTGGAAACAAGCCTTTCCTTGAAGAGACGCTCCAGCTCCCGCAAAGCCTCACCGGATAGGGCCACCACCAAGGCTCCAGTCGTATTGCGATCCAGACGGTGGACCGCCGCTGGCGCGAATCCCGGCCCTCCGAAACCAAATATTTCCCAGACGCGGGTGATGACGCTGTCCCCGCCTTTGACGTCCGGTTGAACCAGAAGGTCCACTGGCTTGTCGATCACCGCGATATTTTTGTCGCGCCACAGAACTGCCAGGGGTCTAGGTCGGTCGTGCCGAGGAGTATGTAAGAAGAAATCCGTCTCTTTTCCCGGTTCCTCCCAGGGAACGTAAAGCTCCTGACCTCCCTGGACGCGGAGGGCTCCTTCTCTGGCCCGCGTGACGTCCACTCTCACCTCGCCTTTTCGAATGGCGCGCATGATAACGGACAAAGGAAGCGCAGGCCATATCGAGCGGATGGTCCGGTCCAGCCTGCGCCCTTCGTGATCCTGAGTGAGAACGATCTTGCAGCTCATGAAAGAGTATCGTTCTCCTTTTTCCCTACTTTTTCTACTTTTTCTACTCCGTGGACTTTCCACAGACGCCGCTGAACCGATGGGAGAAAATCTGTGATCTCTTTTCCGCCGTCCAATTGGGACGTCTGCTCCTTCCAACAATAGAGCTTGAAGTCAAGTTCATCCGCTGCGGAGACGATCATGGCCTCCGGCGTGGCCGGCAGAACGGGCGAGCCGAATTCTCGGCTTCCGTGGTGACTGACCAGAATATGTCCCACCGCCAACGCGGTCCGTTCATCCAGTTTTTTCTCCAGTTTTTCTGCCTCACGGTTCTTGCCGTGATCTCTCGCGTAATCTTCCGTCAAGGTCATAAAGCGATGGTACCCCAAGACAATATGGTCAACCACGCTGCCCGCTAAAGTCATATCGGGGGCTGGCGACAGACGATAAGACTCCAGCTTGCCCAGGTCGTGGAGCAGAGCGCCGGCTATCGCTACATCCATGTCCACATTATACCCACTGTCCCGGCAGCTTTGAACCATTCCCGCCGTGGATCGAGCTACAGCCAGAGAATGTTCCAGAAGCCCTCCCACGTAAGCGTGATGCAGAGAAACCGCCGCCGGCCATGTAGTGTAAGCATGCCAGAAATCTCGCTCAAAAAAGAGGTACTTCAAAAAACCCTTCATCGCCTCTCCGCAACTCTCGATCAGCTCCCGAAAAGCCTGTTCCATTTTTTCCAGGGGAATGGCTGATCGCCTGACGAAATTGTAAGGCGGATATTTTTCCTGGTCCACGTAATAAATGGCGTTGAAGTTGTATTGGTTTTGCTCCCGGAACTCCACCACCTTCCCCTGGGCGCCCACAGTCTGTCCTTCAAGTTTTCTGATCCGTTCGTCGGAAAGAGGGTCCATCTTGTATCTCATGTCGTCGGCGATGTTCCACCATTCCGAGTTTCCCCAGATTTTCCCCTCGATCTGCCCCGAACCGTCCATAATCGAGATATCCCAAAAAGGATTGTCGTTTTTGTCCTTGCGCTGTACAAAACGGGATACTACACCCAGAACATAGAAAGTCGAATCCTTGGATAATTTTTTAACCTCCGGTGTGGTCATTCGTCGCTTTTCTTTTGATTCTACTTTTTGATCCGCCAAAATCTCACCCCACGCAAAATTTTCGTAAACGTCTTTTATATATTGCCCACTGTGATCGCCATAACTCTTCCGTTCTGCATTCTGACGGATATGCCCTGGTTGCCATTCTCAATATAGCGAAGCTGCCCGGATCTATAATCCGACGGATACCCCACGTTTCTGTAAAGAGCGTCATCGGCCATACCCACTGCCAACCCGTTCAGCAAAACATGCCTGGCGTTCGTAATTTGTAAACGGGTAATCTCCGAGTCTCCTCTGAAGTTCACTGCCAGGCCCGTCCAGGTCAAAGTCGTCGACGTTTGCCGCGTGGGCTGACCCAGTTCTCTCGCCAAATCTTCTTTGCTCGATCCGAGAGATTTCAACAAAGAAGTGGTGTAACCTTCGGGTAGCGTGCTCTCCCGCCCGTCCAAGGGCTGGAGGTACTGTCCATAAATCCAACCTTCTCGGCCTCCCATGCGGACCTGGAACCAAGGCCCCGTAAGGCTACCTGAAGTTCCCTCCCAAGAACTCAGTATCTCCACCCGCGTGTTCGCGTTCAACCTGGTGATGACCGTACCGGAAACCGAATGATCCGGCCGGATGTTGACGTTGGTTCCTGTCACCACCCCTCGTGATGGTGGAATAATTTGCACCGCCGGCAAAACTGGGTTCTCCAGATTATCACCGAGATTGGGGTAGGGGTCAGGAGGCTCCGGGATGAGGCTTATGATAGGATCAGGTTCGAAATCGCTATCAGGGACCCGACCCAGACCCAGCAGGAACCACACCGAACCTCCCACGGCCAAGGCGAGGATCGAAAGGCCCACGACACGCCGAGCCAACGAATGGCGTCTTCGTTTACGCCGCCGCGTATAATCGGAAAATTCCCGGTATGAGCGATCGGGATTGATGATCAATGGGCGTTTAAGAATGGGCTGTTCCTCCTCCGTCGACTTGACAAAAACTCGATGGGGGTAAGGAGACGAAGTTTCCTTCTCCTGGCTTCCCCTTGTCTCGGCACTCTCTTCTTCCTCGTCTTCGTCCTCATTCATATCTTCCTGTTGGTCGTCCCACTCCGGCTCCTGTGTTACGCCGGATCTGGGCGACGTGTCGGAGGGGAAAACCGGCTGAAAATCTTTGAAGGGCGGGGCGGTCGATGCGCTTTCCCGCAGGTTTTCTTCTTCCAGAGACATGATCGTGGGGGAAGAGAGTAGGTCGTAAGAGGGAGTGGGATCCAGAGATGTCGTGTATAGTTGCGCCCCGCAGTTGTAACAAAATTTGTGATTGATTCCGACACTGGCCCCGCAAACGGGACACACTTTGGAAGATCTGCTCTTCAGCGAGTCGTTCAGTTTTACGAGGTTTTCCTTCTCTAGGTTATACGCTTCCTTAGGTTTGATCTTCACGTCGCGTTCTTTACTACCTTTACTAGCTTTATTACCTTGGCTGCCTTTTCTGCCGAACGAAAACAGCCGAAAACGTCCCCGCTCCTTTTTCCGAGCCGGACGCCCGCGGGGATAATCATCATCATCTTCCTCGTCTTGGTTGTCATCTTCATCATCTTCTTCGCTTTCTTCATTTTTTTCATAGTCTTCGTCGTTGATTTCTTCGTCATCCTCGTCCTCGTCATAATCCTCTTCAGAGTCTCTACGGAGGAAAAAGGTCGCTACCCCTCCCAGAAAATAGATCACTCCATAGTGGCGAACGTTGGGATGGGCAAAAAAGCAGATCAAGGACGCCACAAGAAGGAAGATTCCTCCGACGCGACGCCGATTGAAGGCCAACACTCCTCCAACAAGCGCGAAAATGGTGGAGACGCCCAGCAGAAAAATCGTAAAACCTGTGAAAGCACCGCCGGACGCTTCCAATGGGACTCCCGCCACGCTTCCGGAAGAGGATAATATTTCAAACACTCCATGAATCAGCGACATGATAGCCGCGCCAAGAGCCAAAGCCAACACTATCCAACGCATTTCACATTCCCCCGTCTGAAGTGGATCCCACCGTCGCAACGAAAAGCGAGCTGTTCAATATATCAATAATAATTCACTTGATAAAGATCATACTCATAGATGCACGGTTTGGCAAATAAGATTTTTATTGACATACTTCCACGACTAAAGTCATGGAATTCTAAGATCGACAAAGACAGCCGACTGAAACCGGTCTTGCGTCTTCTCCTTTAAGACTTTAAGAGTGGATGCCCCCACTCTGATAATATTTATAGCCACATTAATATCTCGGTCGTGTTTCGCCCCGCATCTCGGACACGTCCATCCGTCCATCCACGGGTCCATCCACGGATGGACAGCGGCAACTCAGGAAGAACATCAAAACAGGACGAACAGGTTTTTGACGAAGGATAGAACCTATAGAACCTGTCGATTTTTGTTCCCTGATTGCCGTTCTTGTACATCTCCCACGAAAGAATACCGGGAAATTGAGCGTGTCCTAAATCAGATATTTTACGACCCCCACATGCCTTGCATAGCTTTCATATTCAAGTCCTCCAAGTCCTCGACTTCTGTTGATCGACCCGGCAAGGTTAATCTTATGGTGAAGATGTTTATTCCGTTTGGCCTGGTAGAGTT carries:
- a CDS encoding transposase; this encodes MDGWTCPRCGAKHDRDINVAINIIRVGASTLKVLKEKTQDRFQSAVFVDLRIP
- the tatC gene encoding twin-arginine translocase subunit TatC, which produces MTETPEWTSHLEELRKRIIAVFALFFVTTLVSFVFSSRLVTLLTAPLAAFDVELYTFAPAEKFMAYLHLSAWMGAVCTAPFFCLQAALFLWPGLRGREYRYAGGVLFVVPALFVLGAFLCYRFMAPLVFGFFLSFGAGDGVVGLWSLKEYLALLFDLMLAAGFLLQMPLVLLLLLTMGVISPETVACYRPHAIFLIFLLAGILTPPDVVSQVMMGIPLYLLFEGALGLGRILRRNGH
- a CDS encoding RluA family pseudouridine synthase, with amino-acid sequence MSCKIVLTQDHEGRRLDRTIRSIWPALPLSVIMRAIRKGEVRVDVTRAREGALRVQGGQELYVPWEEPGKETDFFLHTPRHDRPRPLAVLWRDKNIAVIDKPVDLLVQPDVKGGDSVITRVWEIFGFGGPGFAPAAVHRLDRNTTGALVVALSGEALRELERLFKERLVSKRYLAVVVGTLPEKGMIDVPLLKDEANNIVRTGAGKNATTCYERLAAGGGLSLASIKLLTGRTHQARVHMTYAGYPILGDRKYGNIEINRRCGSEAKRPLLHSYELGFPKKLSGTLVDLAGKVFRAPVPGDMATLLRKRGWFLPE
- a CDS encoding twin-arginine translocase TatA/TatE family subunit produces the protein MNLGMGEIALLIVLLLALFGAKRLPEVGRAAGTAIREFKSALNANAPDSPKGSDSQKAESHKAEGGGDGNA
- a CDS encoding HD domain-containing protein yields the protein MADQKVESKEKRRMTTPEVKKLSKDSTFYVLGVVSRFVQRKDKNDNPFWDISIMDGSGQIEGKIWGNSEWWNIADDMRYKMDPLSDERIRKLEGQTVGAQGKVVEFREQNQYNFNAIYYVDQEKYPPYNFVRRSAIPLEKMEQAFRELIESCGEAMKGFLKYLFFERDFWHAYTTWPAAVSLHHAYVGGLLEHSLAVARSTAGMVQSCRDSGYNVDMDVAIAGALLHDLGKLESYRLSPAPDMTLAGSVVDHIVLGYHRFMTLTEDYARDHGKNREAEKLEKKLDERTALAVGHILVSHHGSREFGSPVLPATPEAMIVSAADELDFKLYCWKEQTSQLDGGKEITDFLPSVQRRLWKVHGVEKVEKVGKKENDTLS
- a CDS encoding 4Fe-4S binding protein encodes the protein MTTTAKRKRLGYRLLSWVRLCFALGVLILFLRVFTSSLLQWRDPRVVLMNAQLSGALARGAFGLTVVVGLGVATLFGRWYCGVLCPLGTLQEVVRRAARPGRLGKMNRYITPLRVRYVLPFLVGVGFFLDITAFFTLMDPITNFGHGVRGVFILITEGLAAVSPLVWGDLAVFAVILAFAALRGRRFCDWCPVGTLLGLCARVAPFGMKLHRETCVSCGSCERACPMNCIESKSKTLDQGRCVLCLSCVGSCSFGALDYGFIPLAERSLVSQKNMERRAFLLRMRSAFIHIGGIVYLAGPILRNVRNRAPDHFSGSDAAGFIDRILPPGAVSLSHCSSRCIGCLACVSACPVGIIRTDQDTRPQLDYTYGYCQYNCTECGRVCPTGALLSLSRDGKRQTRVALSNLTLPNCVVVTRRQSCGACAEVCPTHALRMVPLGDGSSLTIPHFDFDYCIGCGGCLNVCPAEPKVFTVTGVSPQTLTPGIRPPEPPDKPSLPAVVGNDFPF
- a CDS encoding ferredoxin, which codes for MKVSLNRDKCIGCSVCCQVCPDVFALNEALGVAKILRSETNEPCAKEAEASCPVSCIRVESKV
- a CDS encoding DUF362 domain-containing protein, with the translated sequence MERREFLKKSLTLGLGAGVLFLPRGLRGGVSRALADQSWPDLVALRGASPEVMFERGVAALGGMGRFVKSGQTVVVKPNISWDVAENAAANTSPALVARVIKHCLDAGAKRVLVVDHSIEYWESSWNTSGIAAAVKSSGGTHAPAESAGYYQKIGLAGSVLKETRIHEALLECDTLISVPVLKHHGGAGVSIAMKNLMGCVWNRGEYHSKGLQACIADFLHARKPDLSIVDAYRVITRHGPRGGSLEDVAEMNAQILSPDVVAADAASARLLGREPSEIGHIRLAAEAGFGQIDLTKLKIERLVL
- a CDS encoding SH3 domain-containing protein, with the translated sequence MRWIVLALALGAAIMSLIHGVFEILSSSGSVAGVPLEASGGAFTGFTIFLLGVSTIFALVGGVLAFNRRRVGGIFLLVASLICFFAHPNVRHYGVIYFLGGVATFFLRRDSEEDYDEDEDDEEINDEDYEKNEESEEDDEDDNQDEEDDDDYPRGRPARKKERGRFRLFSFGRKGSQGNKASKGSKERDVKIKPKEAYNLEKENLVKLNDSLKSRSSKVCPVCGASVGINHKFCYNCGAQLYTTSLDPTPSYDLLSSPTIMSLEEENLRESASTAPPFKDFQPVFPSDTSPRSGVTQEPEWDDQQEDMNEDEDEEEESAETRGSQEKETSSPYPHRVFVKSTEEEQPILKRPLIINPDRSYREFSDYTRRRKRRRHSLARRVVGLSILALAVGGSVWFLLGLGRVPDSDFEPDPIISLIPEPPDPYPNLGDNLENPVLPAVQIIPPSRGVVTGTNVNIRPDHSVSGTVITRLNANTRVEILSSWEGTSGSLTGPWFQVRMGGREGWIYGQYLQPLDGRESTLPEGYTTSLLKSLGSSKEDLARELGQPTRQTSTTLTWTGLAVNFRGDSEITRLQITNARHVLLNGLAVGMADDALYRNVGYPSDYRSGQLRYIENGNQGISVRMQNGRVMAITVGNI